The genomic region ATTACACTTAGAAGTAAATGCAAATATCCTTGTTTTTATAACACACCATTCTCAAGACGTAGCATTTATCCAAGAATCTCTGTTATCAGCAATGATACCGTTTAGCAATATTTTACCCATCTCGCTAAATAAAGAATGTCATCTATATAAACAAATAAATGAAATTGCTTCAGCAATCACCAACGACATCATTGAAGAAAATAGAAATAAACCATTGCTCGAACGTGAAAAAGCGTTAGTGAGTCATGATAAAGAAATAAGAAAATTAGAAAAAGCTCAAGGAGAAAGCAAATCAGGCTCAGAGGAAATCAATGAGTTTCTTTATCCGTTTGTTCAAGCTTATCGTTCAATTGACATAGTAGGTCAAATAGTAAGAAACAGAAGAGGTTCACTACCAAAATCGGAGATCGTTGATATAATTTCCGAACTTTATTTAACTGGCTTTCGAATGGCATCCTCATTTGGAGAAATTATTTCCAATGAAAAAGAAAGTTTAACTGAAGAAATAAAAGAAAAAATTCAAAACGATTACAAAGCAAAATACAAAGACCATCCATGGATGTTAGAAAAAGGACTTAATGATGAGGAAGTAATTAAGAAAATAAAGATTGCTTTTAATTTAATGACGCTAGGCACATGCCTTTCTATTTTCTCAAAACTCATTCATTCTGCAGGAATAAAAGATTTTAGGGAGATTTATGATGATGTTGCAAAACGAATTGGCACCCCAGCCGCTAAACTAGTTTCCTTCAGCATTAATTCGTATTTCAATAAAGTTTCAAGCAAAGATGTCCAACAATTAAAAGACCAATTCGAAGGAAACTTTGTAGCCACTTTCATCCTTAAGGCGCGAGTAAAATCATATATATATATTTTAATTACGTAGATAAAAAAGAGATTCAAAGGATGGCGCAAATTCTTGAAATGAAAATTAATCCTGCGAAAAAAATCTAATTGGGAGGATATATCTGACTATCCAAACATCAAGGCAGAAATTGAATTTTATTCTTGAGTTCGCTTAAATATTTATCATTATACCGATCGAACTCCAAACTAAAGTAGACTTTATTTACATTTTATTAAAATTTTACACTCGAGAGATTATTTCATATTTTATCATCTTGGACCTATTATTTTTAAAGCATAAATCCCAATCTGTAAATTCTCTTTCGGGGGCCCTAAAATCAGTCCTTAACATTCTTAAATAATTCATTCGAGCAGCGGCAACCCAATTTTTCGGCTTTACACGCCTATCTAATATATCCAAATCCCGTACAAAACAATTTAGCCGATTCACTTCTAAATGCATCATTCTTAGTTGAATTGATGAAATAGGATCGTACAATTCTTCCTTTTGAGCAAAATGATTTAGGAAATTAACAACGAGTTCGACTCTCCCTTGCCAGAGAAATTTCTTATCATCTTATTAATCAGATTCGCTGAATAGATCGCTCGAAATTTCCAATGAGGATCAGTTGCCATCTTTTTATATTTAAATTGGGTCATATACGTTAAAAGACTCTTACAAGAATTCTCAGCCGCCTTCCCCCAAGAAATCCACGCTATTTGTTCTTTATTTTCTCTTAAAAAATATCCGTGCTTCAAATTCAAATTTTGAGACAAAGACTGCGCCAACCAGCGCGGAAAGATTCTACTTTCGTTTTCGTTTTCGTTTTCGTTTTCGTTTTCGTTTTCGTTTTCGTTTTCGTTTTCGTTTTCGTTTTCGTTTTCGTTTTCGTTTTGACTTTTCGATATTGTATCCATATTTCATTCCCTTGAAGCTAATAATATCAGCAACCATGTGAATGATTTCTTCTTCCGTAAAATATCGCTTCAATTTTGCTAATGGCGAAATCACAAGGCAAATATTCTTAAACTCATGCTCACCACCTTTACGCAGAGGGAGAATATGTTCATTGAGCGCGTCTACCGGGAATACCTCTCTGCCGGTTAAAAAACATTTTCCCTTCTGTAACTTGAGAATCTTGTAAAAATCCTCTGCACGAAATCTATACATTTTAGATCGGATCGTCTTTTTCATTTAGATTTCTCCGAGAACTTCTTAGGCTTTCTATTTTTAAAATTGGTATATAACAGATATGGAAGAATCGAACCTCTCAACTTAATATGGAAATCAATCGTTCGATCGTAGCAGGATTTACCGATCCGTCTCCGTTCAATTAGTTTTAACCGAATCCATTTCCTTAAAATCAACATTACAGAAATTTTATGAGTGTTCAATTCTGAACAAATCTCGGAAACAGTCCGGTACTTTTTATCAGCCTTGTTCTCATTTATCAAATTCCAAATTTTAAAGGCAAGTCTCTGGTGCTTTAGCTCTTTGCTCCTTTGCTTATATGTTCCCTTTCCACTCATCCAAAAATCATTATGAGCAATCATCTCCTTTGACAATCTCGCTTTCACTTTTCGCAAATCGAACGAAGAATTAATCAAAGATTGGCCTGATTGAGCGATTACTTACTCTTTTGTTGATTGCTCTGCATCTATATAAACGTAATTTCTTATCGATTGTTTAAGCCAGTTTTCAGAAACAAAATTGGATTTTTCGAGTCCATAATTACTCGAACTTTTCCCCAACAGACCTTGATTCTCTGATATAATATCAAGACCGAGAACTCTGGCGTTTTTGAGAAACGAGAATTCGTTTAAATAGAGCGTCGAGTTCTCCGGCCTTAGATAGCAATAAGTACCGAACGAAGTTTTCAGCAGTCTCTGGTTACCTTCCGCTACTTGTGAATGAACTCCATTCTTGCTCCAACGATCCCTCGCCCATCGATATCTCCCCTCTTTTGATTTTGCAGAGTGATTTACAGATCTGTGGTTCTTGTAAATTCCCCAAAGCCATTGATATCCTTGGTCTGTAAAGAGAGGCGTTCTCATTGGAAGATGATCCTTAATGATCGGTCCAAGTGTGTTTGCTTTTTGATTTGGAACAGAATGAAAGAATACAGGACCACCCTTCACTGCAATCGTATGAACTAAGGTTCCAACCTGACGTCCTCCAAGTTTTTCTGAAAGATAGATCGATGCTGTTGCTCCTCCATGACGGTATCTCTTTCGACCTTTGTTGGCTCGCTCGGATGCAGAATACAAAACGGCTGTATCCGCGCAAATATACGACCGGTGCTTCATTTTGCTCGTAATATCGATGTCCTCATCGGCTGGAAGTGAGAAGTCACGGAACTCTACTTCAAGAGCTTTGAAAGTAATCTCTTTGTACTTTGGAAGCTGTTGTGATGCGAACAGTTGAAATCTTCTTTTGAGAAGTGTGGCTCCTTTGTAAGAGATGGAGAGACGCTTGGAGATTTCTACGGTTGTGATGACTTTCGGATGTTGGATGAGAGATTCGTAGAACACGTAGCCAAACATCCACTTCGGAAGTTTGAAATGATGAAGCGGTGTGTATGAGAGTCTTGACGTTTGGTAATTACAAATCGGACAACGAACGACGTCCGGTCGTGTTGAAATTTCTTTGGTAAGAATTTGATCTTCGCAATTCACACACGTCTTTGCGTAGAAATCATCGAGAATCTTTTTTGTAATCCGTTCGAAAAATGGAATCTGGATTCCTGCGTGTTTGTATTTTTTCGGTGGGGATTTGCTGGCTGATTTCTTACTTCGTTTGCGAACTTGAACTGCGCTCTGTCCTTCGTTTACGTGAGGGTTTTGAACAATGGTTCTAGGGAATCGTTAGTAATCCCTTCGGTGGAAAACAAACCGCTGGCCTTGAATGGCCTCCGGTTTTCCCCCGATGAGATCCCCACCTTACCCCTCTTCCCTCATCAACTTCCCCAGCAAGCACACTTTCATTCTCACAAATCACATCCAACCCAAACACATGAGCATTCTTGAGAAAGGAAAACTCATTCAGATAACGAGTAGAGTTCTCAGGACGGATGTAACAGTAATAAGAAAAGGCTGATTTCAAGAGCCTGTGATTTCCTTCGGCTACTTGTGAATGACAACCGAGCTTCGAGAAGCGATTTCTTGCCCATTTGTAACGAGCATCTTTAGAATGAGCCGAGTAATTCACTGAACGGTGATTTTTGAAAATGTTCCACAAAAATTAATACATCGAATTCGTCCGCCGGGGCTTTCGAATTCTTTTTGGAAGATTCCGTTTTGGAAGAAAAGGAGAATCCTTATAGATCAATCGAAGCATTCGGTTTTTTAAACCGAAGTCGCAGATTCCAAAAGAAACGAAGCGCGTTTTAAGCAACGACGGAACGCTTTTTTTACCCGTAACGGATCTCCCGAAGGAAATATCTTGTTTCCAACCGGTTCTCGCCCTAAACTTTCATTCTCCGAAACGTAGCGTTTATTCCAAAGAGCGTTTCCGAATTCCTAAATAATCGCTTTTTGCGGAATTATCATTTTTGAACTTGTTTTAATTCATGGAGCCTTAGGGCAAAACGAAAATGATACAGAAAGAATCCATTCCATTTTCCGTAAGTATTTCCGCGCTTCTGTTGTTCACTCTTTCCTGCAGTGAAGCGGAACGGATGTCTTTTGACGCGCTCAAAAATCCTTTGGTCGCGTTAATCGAACCTTCCCGCGTCGCAAATTCTTCTTCCCAAACCGGAACGACTACTCCGACCTGCAGTACGACAAAAGGTCCTTGTTATATATTCGAACTCTATAATATAGCCGGGGTTCTCACCGATGGAAACATGGGAGGAATTTCGGGAGCCGATACTCTTTGTCGGAATGCGGCCGCGCTTTTACCTTCTTCTTTTGGAGCGCCGAGCGAATACAAAGCGATGCTTATGGATGAATCCGGGACTCGCGATCTGACTCACAATTGGGTTTTGTATCCGAACACAAAGTATCTCAATATCAAAAAGAGCACCTTAAATCCGAACGATAGCGCGCTCGTGTTTACGACCGATTCTCAAGGAATGTTCGGCGGCACGCTGAGCAATGCGATCATCGTGGACGGAACCAGACCACCAGGAACGTATACGTTCACCGGAGTTCGAATCGATACTCCCAGCTTCGTCGGAACGTGGCTTCCCGGATCGTTTCGGAGTTGTTTTGATTGGACGAGCACCGTCGCGGGAACCAGTTACGGTTCCCTAGGAGATCCGACGCAAATCTTTTCCTCGACCTTTATCGATCGCGGATACAGTTCCGCGCAAGTGTGCAATACGACGCACGGAATCTACTGTGTCCGTCAATGATGGACGCTTGGATCGATTGCAATCGGAAATTCCAAAGGCTTATTCTTAGACAATAGGAAATAATTTTTAAACAAAAAGGAAGAAAAGATGTTCTTTCAAAAAATCAAAAAAATACTTTTAGGAATTTTGATTTCCTTCTTTTCGTTATTCTTTATCGCGATCGTTTTCACTTGGGAAGGCGATCGTTCGGTTGAGGATTTAAAAGAACGCTGGGCTTCGCCGCCTTCCACTTTCCTTACATTCAAGGAAATGAATATTCACCTCAGAGACGAAGGCCCTAAATCCGATCCGGTTCCGATCGTCTTGATTCACGGAGGAGGCTCTTCTCTTCATACCTGGGACGCGTGGACGACCGAACTCAAATCCTCTCGAAGAGTGATTCGTTTTGATCTGCCCGGTTTCGGATTAACGGGCCCTTCTCCGGATCAGGATTATTCCATGAAACGTTATACGGAATTTATGATCGCTTTGCTCGATCGACTTGAAATCAAACGTGCGATTCTCGTGGGAAATTCTTTCGGAGGCAACGTGGCCTGGCGCACAGCGCTCGAACAACCGGAACGTTTTCAAAAATTGATTCTTCTGGATTCGGGCGGTTACAAAACGGAATCGGTTTCCGTTCCGATCGCGTTTCGAATCGCGAGGATTCCGGGCTTAAGCAATCTCCTTCAAAACATTCTTCCGAGAAGATTAGTCGAATCGAGCGTAAAGAATACATACGGCGATCCTTCGAAAGTCACCGAGGCTTTGGTAGACCGTTTCTTTTTTCTCGCGTTAAGAACGGGCAACAGAAAGGCTTTAGGACAATTTCAGCAACAACTAGTTTCAGAATCCGGAATATTCGAAAATCGTATTTCTGAATTGCGTCTTCCCACGTTGATCCTTTGGGGAAAAAAAGACAAACTACAACCTCCGATCAACGCGGAAAAATTTCATAGAGACATTCAAGGAAGCAAGCTCGTCGTTTTTGAAAATTTAGGTCATATTCCACAAGAAGAAGATCCGAAAGAAACATTGAAGGCGGTTGTGGAATTTATCCGTTGATCCGCGCTTTTCGTCTCGCTCGTTTTAAACTTAAAAAGAATGGACGGTTCTCCCAAATCGCAAAACTGAGAAAGCCGGTTTCCTCGACCGGCTTCGTATTTTTGTTTTTATCACTGGTCCTTTTATCCTGTAGCAACCTCCTCAAGAACGACGAGGAAAGAACAAACATTCTCTTTTCGGAAATTCAAATCCGTAAAGAAAGGGAAAGAATTCATCTTCGATTTACGTTCTACCGTGAAATCAGCGAAATTTTAGACGGAAAAGAAAACAAAGGTTTTGGCAGAGCGCCGCTCGTAGTCGACTTCCCGAAAATCGACGAACGACCGATGCAGGAAACGGAAACGAAGGGAATCCGTTTTTATTTTACGGAAATTGAAAACATAAAAAAAGAATATTCCATTTCACTGATGCGAAAAGACGGTCTCTATAAGGCGAAATTTCACTTTGACCCGAATGATCCGCCTACATCCATTCGTTTAGAATTTAGGAAGTAAGGATCAACCCGCCAACGACTTATATCAATCAAAACGGACTCAACGTATACAAACATAAATTTCCCTTTTTTAATTTCGGGATTCAAATTCAGTTTTAAGATTTTTACGAATCGTCAAACATCCGCGGCTCATCCGATTCGAGTTTCCAATTCTCCTTTTCCAAAACCGGTCCGTCGCGGATCGATAAATCTTTGATACAAAATCAAAAAACAAACCAAGGAAATAAGATAAAAACCGAGCAGAACAAAACTCAGATTGCCCGCGCCGAACCATTGAAAGAAAGTCAAACAGAGATAAAACAGACGAATCGGTTCCAAAAACAAAACCCATTTTTTACGATCGCAGATTCCCCCCACACAAACAAAGGTAAGAATGCTCGCAAAAAACACGTTGTGGAGAACCGATTCGGGGATTCGCCCTACATTCAAAAGAACTAAAAAGGAAATCAAAATCGCCGCAAAAGACCAGAACAAAACATAAAACAAAAGCCCATTGGGCAAAGGAATATCATATTTTTCGAATATTCCCGGTTTGTCTTTCTCCCGGTGAACGTCCTTCTCCTTTCGAAACGCATTTCCGTTCTCCTCCTCCGTCTCGTTTGTCGATCCGGGAGACGCAAAAAATAAGTTCACCTTGTCCTTCCAATTCGAAGAATTTTTCGCGGACTGAATCATCTCCCACCAATAGTGAAAATTCGCCCATAGAGGATTAAAACTTTTGAGTTGCGTCGTAATTCCGTAAACCGGAGTTTCCGTTTCGGGTTCGAAAGTGCCGAACCATTTGTCGAAGAAGATAAACATTCCTCCGTAGTTTTTATCGATATAACGGGGATTTCTTCCGTGGTGCACCCTATGATGAGAAGGCGTATTGAAGATCGACTCGAACCAAACGGGTAACTTGGAAATGAATTTCGTATGAATCAAAAATTGATAGATCAGACTGAACTGCGCGTTGAAGATCATCACAGCGGGAGGAAATCCGATCCAAGCAAGCGGGAGATAAAAAACCCAAGTGAATAAACCCCGGAAACTCGCCTGACGAAAAGCGACTCCGAGATTGTATTCTTCGCTTTGATGATGAACGATATGCCCGGCCCAAAGAAAATTGATCTCGTGACTCAGCCGATGATTCCAATAATACGCGAACTCATAGACAAAAAGACAAACGATCCACGTTAATGCGACAATGATAAACGACATTACCTTCGAAGAAATCCCGAAGAGATCGCGAGTCGGCATCCACCACAAAGGTTCGCCGGGCCAAGCGGGAAGATCGAAGATTCTCCAGTGATGATAAATCCAAAGATAACCCGCGATCGTGATCGTATGAAAGAGCACGATAAAGATCTGATTGGAAATTCCGGTCGCTAAGTTGTCCAGAGAATCGTTCCATCGATACGCCGGAATCCCCCGATACAAGGAATATAAAACTTCCACGACGATCAAAACGAACAAACAAGGAATAAAAAGTACGACTAAGTTCTGTTCCATATTTCCGAATCGTTGAACCGATGTTACTCAAGATTGTTCCGAAATCCGAAAAAGGACAATTCAATTTCTTTTTTCCGAGCGAAGACGGTTCTCGTTTCCGCTTTACGGCATTCTTTTCCAAAAACGTTCCAACGACGGTGCCGTTCCTTTTCCTGTATCATTCATTCCTAAATATCAGAATTCTATGGACGGAAACTTGCAACCTTCCAGTTTCATTGTATGATTCCTAATTTAAGAATGATCCAAAGATCGCTCGCGTTTTTTTTATTCCTTCCATTCTTCTTTGTATCTTGTACGATGTGGCCTGCTCTTACCTATCTCGTTTCCGATTCGAAATCGGGAGATTCGAATTCTTTTTTTCCTCTTGCGTTGGCTCTTCTCGCGCAAGGAGCGGACGCAAGCGGTTCCGCGCCGACGCCCAATCTTTTGTATGTCGCGAACTACAACGCGAACAGCCTTACGATTTATAACGCGAAAACGGGAGCCTATTTAAACGGAACTCTTGCGAATTCGACGTTCCCCACTCAGGCCGGTCCAGACTTCGTTGCGGTCAATCCGAAAGCGAACGTTCTTTATGTAACCGCACAAACCGGAAACTCGATCACATATTTTAATGCGAAGACGGGTGCGTATATCAACGGAACTCTCGCGAACTCGAGCTTTCCTACCGGGAACGGTCCGATTTTTATCGGAGTCAATCCGGACGCAAACTTGATCTACGTTTCGAACGCGAACTCGGGAACGGTCACGTATATGAACGCGACGACCGGCGCGTATATGAACGGAACTCTCGCGAACTCGAGCTTTCCCACTTCGGGAACCACTCCGCAGGGTTTGACGGTCGATCCCGTCGGGAATCGAATGTATATTTCCAATTTCGATTTGGATAACGTTACCTACTACAATGCGACCACGGCTTCCGCAACTTCCAGCTTTCCCGCACAATCGGGGCCGACTTCGATGGCGTTGAATACCACCGCCAATCTTTTGTATGTGGGCAACAACGCATCCAATTCGGTTACGATCTACAATGCGACCACGGGAGCGTATTTAAACGGAACCCTTGTCAATTCGAGTTTACCCGTGGGAACCGGTCCGGTTTCGCTCGCAGTCAATCCCGCTTCGAATATTTTGTATTCCGCAAATCAGACCTCGGAGACGTTAACGCTTCACAACGCGACGACCGGAGTTTATCTCAACGGAAGTCTCGCCAATTCCAGTTTTCCAACGGGCGTTCGACCCTACGCGGTTGCGGTTAACGCAACTGCCAACATAGCCTATGTGGCAAACTCGTCTTCGCAAACGGTAACCTACTACAATGCGGCCACGGGCGCTTATCTCAACGGAACCCTCGCCAATTCGAGCTTTCCGACCCAAGCGGGACCTTCCGCCGTAGCGGTCAGTCCCTGACCTGAGAATTCCGAAGTCGAAGCTTAACTCAAAAGCGATACGCGTGCCAATGGATTTCGCTACTCTGAAGATAAAATAGAATAGAATAATATGCTAAAATATGTAGAAAGATGATGTACAAAAGGAATCCGTAACAAAGAACGTTGAACAAGTTAAAACGTCTCTTCATAAAATCCCTCGTCCCTCAGGCCTTTCTA from Leptospira kmetyi serovar Malaysia str. Bejo-Iso9 harbors:
- a CDS encoding YncE family protein; this translates as MIPNLRMIQRSLAFFLFLPFFFVSCTMWPALTYLVSDSKSGDSNSFFPLALALLAQGADASGSAPTPNLLYVANYNANSLTIYNAKTGAYLNGTLANSTFPTQAGPDFVAVNPKANVLYVTAQTGNSITYFNAKTGAYINGTLANSSFPTGNGPIFIGVNPDANLIYVSNANSGTVTYMNATTGAYMNGTLANSSFPTSGTTPQGLTVDPVGNRMYISNFDLDNVTYYNATTASATSSFPAQSGPTSMALNTTANLLYVGNNASNSVTIYNATTGAYLNGTLVNSSLPVGTGPVSLAVNPASNILYSANQTSETLTLHNATTGVYLNGSLANSSFPTGVRPYAVAVNATANIAYVANSSSQTVTYYNAATGAYLNGTLANSSFPTQAGPSAVAVSP
- a CDS encoding transposase → MVQNPHVNEGQSAVQVRKRSKKSASKSPPKKYKHAGIQIPFFERITKKILDDFYAKTCVNCEDQILTKEISTRPDVVRCPICNYQTSRLSYTPLHHFKLPKWMFGYVFYESLIQHPKVITTVEISKRLSISYKGATLLKRRFQLFASQQLPKYKEITFKALEVEFRDFSLPADEDIDITSKMKHRSYICADTAVLYSASERANKGRKRYRHGGATASIYLSEKLGGRQVGTLVHTIAVKGGPVFFHSVPNQKANTLGPIIKDHLPMRTPLFTDQGYQWLWGIYKNHRSVNHSAKSKEGRYRWARDRWSKNGVHSQVAEGNQRLLKTSFGTYCYLRPENSTLYLNEFSFLKNARVLGLDIISENQGLLGKSSSNYGLEKSNFVSENWLKQSIRNYVYIDAEQSTKE
- a CDS encoding alpha/beta fold hydrolase is translated as MFFQKIKKILLGILISFFSLFFIAIVFTWEGDRSVEDLKERWASPPSTFLTFKEMNIHLRDEGPKSDPVPIVLIHGGGSSLHTWDAWTTELKSSRRVIRFDLPGFGLTGPSPDQDYSMKRYTEFMIALLDRLEIKRAILVGNSFGGNVAWRTALEQPERFQKLILLDSGGYKTESVSVPIAFRIARIPGLSNLLQNILPRRLVESSVKNTYGDPSKVTEALVDRFFFLALRTGNRKALGQFQQQLVSESGIFENRISELRLPTLILWGKKDKLQPPINAEKFHRDIQGSKLVVFENLGHIPQEEDPKETLKAVVEFIR
- a CDS encoding sterol desaturase family protein, with translation MEQNLVVLFIPCLFVLIVVEVLYSLYRGIPAYRWNDSLDNLATGISNQIFIVLFHTITIAGYLWIYHHWRIFDLPAWPGEPLWWMPTRDLFGISSKVMSFIIVALTWIVCLFVYEFAYYWNHRLSHEINFLWAGHIVHHQSEEYNLGVAFRQASFRGLFTWVFYLPLAWIGFPPAVMIFNAQFSLIYQFLIHTKFISKLPVWFESIFNTPSHHRVHHGRNPRYIDKNYGGMFIFFDKWFGTFEPETETPVYGITTQLKSFNPLWANFHYWWEMIQSAKNSSNWKDKVNLFFASPGSTNETEEENGNAFRKEKDVHREKDKPGIFEKYDIPLPNGLLFYVLFWSFAAILISFLVLLNVGRIPESVLHNVFFASILTFVCVGGICDRKKWVLFLEPIRLFYLCLTFFQWFGAGNLSFVLLGFYLISLVCFLILYQRFIDPRRTGFGKGELETRIG
- a CDS encoding DUF1554 domain-containing protein, encoding MIQKESIPFSVSISALLLFTLSCSEAERMSFDALKNPLVALIEPSRVANSSSQTGTTTPTCSTTKGPCYIFELYNIAGVLTDGNMGGISGADTLCRNAAALLPSSFGAPSEYKAMLMDESGTRDLTHNWVLYPNTKYLNIKKSTLNPNDSALVFTTDSQGMFGGTLSNAIIVDGTRPPGTYTFTGVRIDTPSFVGTWLPGSFRSCFDWTSTVAGTSYGSLGDPTQIFSSTFIDRGYSSAQVCNTTHGIYCVRQ